The following proteins are co-located in the Haloplanus sp. HW8-1 genome:
- a CDS encoding HVO_0758 family zinc finger protein, which yields MKSTRKGLRDGELVKDTYERLTCAECEKVLKKQDDPDEVFAVRICPECGREWKDLR from the coding sequence ATGAAATCGACGCGGAAAGGACTCCGTGACGGTGAACTCGTCAAGGACACCTACGAGCGACTCACGTGTGCGGAGTGCGAGAAGGTGTTGAAAAAGCAGGACGACCCGGACGAAGTGTTCGCCGTTCGGATCTGTCCCGAGTGCGGACGGGAGTGGAAGGACCTCCGATAG
- a CDS encoding DHH family phosphoesterase → MSVAAEEYAERAVAFVQSHPELLAALLVSVAVLIGGGYILHQFTRPSGVRFASLLAEYDDVAVLTHPNPDPDAMAAAMGVASLAEQVDTASTIQFSGQIRHQENRAFRNVLEVELDVIERADDLASEAVILVDHNRPRGFTGSEDVRPLAVVDHHPGDGRGESFTDVRTEYGACSSVIAEYFQDLDAEPVPPENHETEVDANYVVPSRVATGLFFGILTDTDRLTGGIDPADFAASGYLSPGVDESLLDRIANPQVSSEVLEIKATAIRERDVEGAFAISDVGDISNVDAIPQAADELIRLEGITAAVVCGTRNGTLYLSGRSRDDRVHMGRAIEAALEAVPGGSGGGHARMGGGQIPIEEGDFVWPGRRAALTDRLRRALEGDV, encoded by the coding sequence ATGTCGGTCGCCGCCGAGGAGTACGCCGAGCGAGCGGTGGCGTTCGTCCAGTCCCATCCGGAGTTGCTGGCCGCACTGCTCGTTAGCGTCGCCGTGCTGATCGGTGGCGGGTACATCCTCCACCAGTTCACCCGACCGTCCGGCGTACGGTTCGCGTCGCTACTGGCCGAGTACGACGACGTGGCGGTGCTCACTCACCCGAATCCGGACCCGGACGCGATGGCCGCGGCGATGGGCGTCGCTTCGCTGGCCGAGCAGGTGGATACGGCGTCAACGATCCAGTTTTCGGGGCAGATCCGCCACCAGGAGAACCGCGCGTTCCGGAACGTCCTGGAGGTAGAACTCGATGTCATCGAGCGGGCGGATGACCTCGCCTCGGAGGCGGTGATCCTCGTCGATCACAACCGGCCGCGGGGATTCACCGGGTCGGAGGACGTCCGGCCGCTTGCGGTCGTCGATCACCACCCTGGCGACGGACGCGGCGAGTCGTTCACCGACGTGCGCACCGAGTACGGCGCGTGTTCGAGCGTGATCGCGGAGTATTTCCAGGATCTCGACGCCGAGCCGGTTCCACCGGAGAACCACGAGACCGAAGTCGACGCGAACTACGTAGTCCCATCCCGGGTAGCGACCGGCCTCTTTTTCGGCATCCTCACCGACACCGACCGGCTGACCGGTGGGATCGATCCCGCCGACTTCGCCGCGAGCGGCTACCTCTCGCCCGGCGTCGACGAGAGTCTGCTCGACCGCATCGCCAACCCGCAGGTGAGTTCGGAGGTACTGGAGATCAAGGCGACCGCGATCCGCGAACGCGACGTCGAGGGGGCCTTCGCGATCAGCGACGTGGGCGACATCTCGAACGTCGACGCGATTCCGCAGGCCGCCGACGAACTCATCCGCCTCGAAGGCATCACGGCAGCCGTCGTCTGTGGGACCCGCAACGGGACCCTCTATCTCTCCGGACGCTCCCGGGACGACCGCGTCCACATGGGTCGGGCGATCGAGGCCGCACTGGAGGCGGTGCCCGGCGGCAGCGGCGGCGGGCACGCCCGCATGGGTGGGGGACAGATCCCCATCGAGGAGGGCGACTTCGTGTGGCCGGGTCGGCGCGCCGCCCTCACCGATCGGCTCCGTCGGGCGCTCGAAGGCGACGTGTAG
- a CDS encoding NUDIX hydrolase: MDLSAVADHAPRTIEDAEREASVVAPVVARAAGDGLLFTKRADHLGEHAGQMSFPGGGREPSDADLEATARREANEEIGLEPDEIDVVGRLDDIPTVSEYAVRPFVSRIPDRTYVPDEREVAEIAVLPVADLVDLDNYESERRDHPHYGEIRLHFFRVDGYTVWGATGRMLVQLLELATDWEMPPEVDRVVDPDADFPV, encoded by the coding sequence ATGGACCTGTCCGCCGTCGCCGACCACGCCCCGCGGACCATCGAGGACGCAGAGCGCGAAGCGTCCGTCGTCGCACCGGTCGTCGCCCGGGCGGCCGGCGACGGGCTCCTCTTTACCAAGCGCGCCGACCACCTCGGCGAACACGCGGGACAGATGAGCTTCCCGGGTGGGGGGCGCGAACCGAGCGACGCCGACCTCGAAGCGACCGCGCGCCGCGAGGCCAACGAGGAGATCGGCCTCGAACCCGACGAGATCGATGTCGTCGGACGACTCGACGACATCCCGACGGTCAGCGAGTACGCGGTCCGCCCGTTCGTCTCGCGGATCCCCGACCGGACGTACGTCCCCGACGAACGGGAGGTCGCCGAGATCGCCGTCCTGCCGGTCGCGGACCTCGTCGACCTCGACAACTACGAGTCCGAGCGTCGCGACCACCCCCACTACGGCGAGATCCGACTCCACTTCTTCCGCGTCGACGGCTACACCGTCTGGGGGGCGACCGGGAGAATGCTCGTCCAGTTGCTCGAACTCGCGACCGACTGGGAGATGCCGCCGGAGGTCGATCGGGTCGTCGATCCCGACGCCGACTTTCCGGTCTGA
- a CDS encoding DUF7109 family protein yields the protein MADATGDELAGVVDLFGGLTREELESALGELAFKRGAEVEADAAAAAVDAAVEDYYLVAVDRGERTLLAPGPAAFPSLPTGAEDLPHILDVPDRDPDRTALVEAAERRLRADAARAVDEGDGDRIERLLDVSYDLETWGGVDVSDVRSRLDDATENHN from the coding sequence ATCGCGGACGCGACCGGCGACGAACTCGCCGGCGTGGTCGACCTCTTCGGGGGGCTGACCCGCGAGGAACTCGAATCGGCGCTCGGCGAACTCGCGTTCAAACGCGGGGCGGAAGTCGAGGCCGACGCGGCGGCGGCTGCCGTCGATGCGGCCGTCGAGGACTACTACCTCGTCGCCGTCGACCGCGGGGAGCGGACGCTGCTCGCGCCGGGACCGGCGGCGTTCCCGTCGCTGCCGACGGGGGCGGAGGACCTGCCACACATCCTCGACGTTCCCGACCGCGATCCCGACCGGACGGCGCTGGTCGAGGCCGCCGAGCGTCGCCTCCGTGCCGACGCCGCCCGCGCGGTCGACGAGGGCGACGGCGACCGGATCGAACGGTTGCTGGACGTGAGCTACGATCTCGAAACGTGGGGTGGCGTCGACGTCAGCGACGTTCGGAGCCGCCTCGACGACGCGACCGAAAACCACAACTGA
- a CDS encoding glycosyl transferase family 2 encodes MEYVQERVTTLHDLTDPVPSAPTDRASIVVPMTEREYAGLAPDRVLSELERVDPGQVVVPLRASTDRVGPFYDWLADYDLPLSVVWCNGPRLEELLDEHGLDGEFGKGRDVWLGIGQALDREYVVVHDADTKSYSRADVARLLYPLSQGYDFSKGYYARVENDRLYGRLFRLFFVPLVRALESERDAPVLRYLGAFRYALAGEFAATTGLAERLRTQRSWGLEVGTLGDAFEYAGFEGSTQVDLGTYEHDHRAVSGPTGLSDMSRHVAAALFRAVTDHGVDPDYDALPRRYREAAGSLVRGYELDAEFNGLEYDRTDELEQVETYATAIEPPGPDRRLPAWTDAPLSPARVAEAVEADLEAVR; translated from the coding sequence ATGGAGTACGTCCAGGAACGCGTGACGACGCTCCACGATCTGACCGATCCGGTGCCGTCGGCACCGACGGACCGCGCGTCGATAGTCGTCCCGATGACCGAACGCGAGTACGCCGGGCTGGCGCCGGATCGCGTCCTCTCGGAGCTGGAACGAGTCGATCCGGGACAGGTGGTCGTGCCGCTCCGGGCCTCGACCGACCGGGTCGGTCCCTTCTACGACTGGCTCGCCGACTACGACCTCCCGCTGTCGGTCGTCTGGTGTAACGGGCCGCGACTGGAGGAGTTGCTCGACGAACACGGCCTCGACGGCGAGTTCGGGAAGGGACGCGACGTGTGGCTCGGAATCGGGCAGGCCCTCGACCGGGAGTACGTCGTCGTCCACGACGCGGACACCAAGAGCTACTCCCGGGCGGACGTGGCGCGCCTCCTCTATCCGCTCTCTCAGGGGTACGACTTCTCGAAGGGGTATTACGCACGTGTCGAGAACGACCGCCTCTACGGCCGGCTGTTTCGCTTGTTTTTCGTCCCGCTGGTCCGGGCGCTCGAATCGGAACGCGACGCGCCGGTGTTGCGGTACCTGGGGGCGTTTCGCTACGCGCTGGCGGGGGAGTTCGCGGCGACGACGGGACTCGCGGAACGCCTGCGCACGCAGCGGTCGTGGGGGCTCGAAGTCGGCACCCTGGGCGACGCCTTCGAGTACGCTGGCTTCGAGGGAAGCACACAGGTCGACCTGGGGACGTACGAACACGACCACCGGGCAGTGAGCGGGCCGACCGGGCTCTCGGATATGAGTCGCCACGTCGCCGCGGCGCTCTTTCGGGCCGTCACCGACCACGGCGTCGATCCGGACTACGACGCGCTCCCGCGGCGCTACCGCGAGGCCGCAGGCTCGCTCGTCCGGGGGTACGAACTCGACGCGGAGTTCAACGGCCTGGAGTACGACCGGACGGACGAACTCGAACAGGTGGAGACGTACGCGACGGCCATCGAACCGCCGGGACCGGATCGACGGCTGCCGGCGTGGACCGACGCGCCGCTGTCGCCGGCGCGGGTCGCGGAAGCCGTCGAAGCGGATCTGGAGGCAGTGCGATGA
- a CDS encoding aldo/keto reductase, with protein sequence MATARATWEYRDRFGDGFGRTYFRRFGPGVVSSVGLGTYLGEPTDAVDEGYERALIAGLEGGCNVVDTAANYRCGRSERVVGRALDRADVDRSAVVVATKGGFLPFDGDRPDDPAGYLRDRFVENGPVDPADLAAGQHCIAPALIDAMVDRSLDRLGVDTVDCYYVHNPETQLRVRSREAVYDQLEATFERLERRIIAGDVGGYGVATWEAFRHPPDHEEYLSLPTVVERARRAAETVGREETGFFAVQLPFNVVMADAFTTPAHEFDGSRRSTLEVAHALDLDVFTSTSLAGGDLVAGLPAAVDAELTGDTAAQRAINFARSAPGVTCALVGTSDSEHVAENVAAGTFDPLGARAFDAVFE encoded by the coding sequence ATGGCGACCGCACGCGCCACCTGGGAGTATCGCGACCGCTTCGGCGACGGGTTCGGACGAACCTACTTTCGCCGGTTCGGTCCGGGCGTCGTCTCGAGTGTCGGCCTCGGTACGTATCTCGGCGAGCCGACGGACGCCGTCGACGAGGGGTACGAGCGGGCGCTGATCGCCGGTCTCGAGGGGGGATGCAACGTCGTCGACACCGCGGCCAACTACCGCTGTGGCCGGAGCGAGCGTGTGGTGGGCCGGGCCCTCGATCGCGCCGACGTCGATCGGTCGGCGGTCGTCGTGGCCACGAAGGGGGGGTTCCTGCCGTTCGACGGCGACCGACCCGACGACCCCGCCGGATATCTCCGGGACCGGTTCGTCGAGAACGGTCCGGTCGACCCCGCGGACCTCGCGGCGGGCCAGCACTGCATCGCCCCCGCTCTCATCGACGCCATGGTCGATCGCTCCCTCGATCGACTGGGCGTCGATACCGTCGACTGCTACTACGTCCACAACCCCGAGACGCAACTTCGCGTCCGCTCCCGGGAGGCGGTCTACGACCAGCTCGAAGCCACCTTCGAACGGCTAGAACGACGGATCATCGCCGGCGACGTCGGCGGATACGGCGTCGCGACCTGGGAGGCGTTCCGCCACCCGCCCGATCACGAGGAGTATCTGTCGCTTCCGACGGTGGTCGAGCGCGCGCGGCGTGCCGCCGAGACGGTGGGCCGCGAGGAGACCGGCTTTTTCGCCGTTCAGCTCCCCTTCAACGTCGTCATGGCGGACGCGTTCACGACGCCGGCCCACGAGTTCGATGGATCGAGACGCTCGACGCTGGAGGTGGCACACGCCCTCGACCTCGACGTCTTCACCAGTACGAGTCTCGCTGGGGGGGACCTCGTGGCGGGACTGCCGGCGGCCGTCGACGCCGAACTGACCGGCGACACGGCGGCCCAGCGGGCGATCAACTTCGCACGGAGCGCGCCGGGCGTGACCTGTGCGCTCGTAGGGACGAGCGATTCGGAGCACGTCGCCGAGAACGTCGCCGCGGGAACGTTCGATCCGCTGGGAGCGCGGGCATTCGACGCAGTCTTCGAGTGA
- a CDS encoding SDR family oxidoreductase — protein sequence MHVAILGCGYVGLELGRQLIDAGHDVVGVRRSDAGLAAIEAAGFDPTRADLTDASSLAALPDADWVVYAASAGGRGVDAARTAYVDGLRTVAETLGERTSPPDRLVYTSSTGVYGDQDGDWVDEETSPDPATDRQRILLEAERIALEETAAWGIDGTVVRFGGLYGPDRYRLDRYLEGPVTEGYLNSIHRDDAAGAVAHLLATDVARDEVVLAVDDEPVSKWRFADWLAEQCGVSPPKKWTVAEREAAAEGEVSRRVRANKRCANDRLHELGYELRYPTVRDGFRPAIETYRTN from the coding sequence ATGCACGTCGCCATTCTCGGCTGTGGATACGTCGGTCTCGAACTCGGCCGCCAGTTGATCGACGCCGGCCACGACGTCGTTGGTGTCCGCCGATCCGACGCGGGGCTGGCCGCCATCGAGGCCGCGGGCTTCGATCCAACCCGTGCCGATCTGACCGACGCGTCGTCGCTCGCGGCGCTCCCCGACGCCGACTGGGTGGTGTACGCGGCGAGCGCGGGCGGCCGGGGCGTCGACGCCGCGCGCACCGCGTACGTCGACGGACTGCGAACGGTCGCCGAGACGCTCGGTGAGCGGACCTCGCCGCCGGATCGACTCGTGTACACGTCGAGTACCGGGGTGTACGGTGACCAGGATGGCGACTGGGTCGACGAGGAGACGTCGCCGGATCCCGCGACGGACCGACAGCGCATCCTACTGGAGGCCGAGCGGATCGCGCTGGAGGAGACGGCGGCGTGGGGGATCGACGGCACCGTCGTCAGGTTCGGCGGGCTCTACGGACCGGACCGGTACCGGCTGGATCGGTATCTCGAGGGGCCGGTGACGGAGGGATACCTCAACTCGATCCACCGCGACGACGCTGCCGGCGCCGTCGCCCACCTGCTGGCGACGGACGTAGCTCGCGACGAGGTGGTGCTGGCGGTCGACGACGAACCCGTCTCGAAGTGGAGATTCGCCGACTGGTTGGCCGAGCAGTGCGGCGTTTCACCACCGAAGAAGTGGACGGTCGCGGAGCGAGAGGCGGCGGCCGAGGGTGAGGTGAGTCGCCGCGTCCGGGCGAACAAGCGGTGTGCCAACGACCGGCTACACGAACTCGGGTACGAGCTTCGCTATCCGACCGTTCGGGACGGATTCCGGCCAGCGATCGAAACGTATCGCACGAACTGA
- a CDS encoding DUF7283 family protein gives MFDVPVDAWYTWLGLSLASVVLLGVGTALPTTPPPAAADVADTVDRAAASTSSLTAEHPLDARELRVEPNRLGLRNDAGTTHATFAFGPVTPADGNQALLAVLRGAPPSSRFDSAVGLCAAAGAARDRSARWQSVDGPLLVRHVVWEGCDVTLVA, from the coding sequence ATGTTCGACGTTCCTGTCGACGCCTGGTATACGTGGCTCGGTCTGTCGCTCGCGAGTGTCGTGCTTCTCGGCGTCGGGACGGCGTTGCCGACCACCCCTCCGCCGGCCGCGGCCGACGTCGCCGACACGGTCGACCGGGCAGCCGCGTCGACGTCGTCGCTGACCGCCGAACACCCACTCGACGCGCGGGAGCTACGGGTCGAACCGAACCGACTCGGTCTTCGGAACGACGCCGGCACCACGCACGCGACGTTCGCGTTCGGACCGGTGACGCCGGCAGACGGGAATCAAGCGTTGCTCGCCGTGCTCCGTGGTGCACCGCCGTCGTCACGGTTCGACTCCGCTGTGGGACTCTGTGCCGCCGCGGGGGCGGCGCGCGACCGTTCCGCGCGCTGGCAGTCGGTCGACGGCCCGCTGCTCGTCCGACACGTCGTTTGGGAGGGGTGCGATGTCACGCTCGTCGCGTAG
- a CDS encoding DUF7284 family protein: MTSTVLDGVICLLLISAAVVTVTTATPREPTGEGRAADVASTLATTTATVNYTLTPAPEPATAGDPESTAVFDRTAHGTLAELLARAAVGRLEIDGRRLSHTRDGLSRAVIRAVGATIRANHTRITAVWRPYPGASVEGRIVVGGRPPPDVPVHAARIAAPSGIPSRRAAVRDAAESEGIEGIADVVADGIVDGLFPPTRTRIAAGERDAALVRHRCRLAERRVGVDGRATLAHGGVAAANDRLATALSDRVAADLHGTNASTRRVVERVRLGRVRIVVRTWP; this comes from the coding sequence GTGACGAGCACCGTCCTCGATGGCGTGATCTGCCTCCTGTTGATCAGCGCCGCAGTGGTGACGGTGACGACGGCGACGCCACGGGAGCCGACAGGCGAGGGCCGCGCCGCCGACGTGGCGTCGACGCTGGCGACGACGACGGCGACCGTCAACTACACGCTCACGCCCGCTCCCGAACCCGCGACCGCCGGTGATCCGGAGTCGACCGCCGTGTTCGATCGGACCGCCCACGGTACGCTGGCGGAACTGTTGGCTCGGGCGGCCGTCGGGCGACTCGAGATCGACGGCCGGCGCCTGTCACACACACGGGACGGGCTCTCACGGGCGGTGATCCGTGCCGTCGGGGCGACGATCCGGGCGAACCACACCCGGATCACCGCGGTCTGGCGGCCGTATCCTGGAGCGTCGGTCGAGGGGCGGATCGTCGTCGGCGGCCGACCGCCTCCGGACGTGCCGGTCCACGCCGCGAGGATCGCGGCGCCGAGCGGAATCCCGTCTAGGCGGGCGGCGGTCCGGGACGCCGCCGAGAGTGAGGGGATCGAGGGGATCGCCGACGTCGTCGCGGACGGCATCGTCGACGGACTGTTTCCGCCGACTCGGACGCGTATCGCTGCCGGGGAACGGGACGCGGCGTTGGTCCGTCACCGGTGCCGTCTCGCCGAGCGCCGGGTCGGCGTCGACGGTCGCGCGACGCTAGCCCACGGTGGCGTCGCCGCTGCCAACGACCGTCTAGCGACCGCGCTCTCGGATCGCGTCGCCGCCGATCTGCACGGCACGAACGCCTCGACGCGGCGGGTCGTCGAACGCGTCCGACTCGGGCGGGTCCGGATCGTCGTGAGGACGTGGCCGTGA
- a CDS encoding DUF5791 family protein: MLHEAVDEPEALSPQQLRDAYEAELRAVIDARGIETVATTANLPTETVAALAGGESPSVTLSEAAAILAVDFDGRDADGIVQEVRDYLLMGMTTGVLDVDTIASNVDIGLSGQEIQQAIEGRARMTLDELAAIQSYVAGRNAR, from the coding sequence ATGCTCCACGAAGCGGTCGACGAACCGGAAGCGCTGTCCCCCCAACAGCTTCGCGACGCCTACGAGGCCGAACTCCGTGCCGTGATCGACGCCCGAGGGATCGAGACGGTTGCCACGACGGCCAACCTTCCGACCGAAACCGTCGCGGCCCTCGCCGGCGGCGAGTCACCCTCTGTGACGCTCTCGGAGGCGGCGGCCATCCTGGCAGTCGACTTCGACGGTCGGGACGCCGATGGGATCGTTCAGGAGGTCCGAGACTACCTGCTGATGGGAATGACGACGGGAGTCCTCGACGTGGATACGATCGCCTCGAACGTCGACATCGGCCTGTCGGGACAGGAGATCCAGCAGGCGATCGAGGGGCGGGCACGCATGACTCTCGACGAACTCGCCGCGATCCAGAGCTACGTTGCGGGCCGAAACGCCCGCTGA
- a CDS encoding DUF7285 family protein, producing MSRSSRRGQVEPTAAIVVLLAVTGAISAYAAALGGAGGADERALAEPTLERVAETLGTGGVAHPSRTHRARRVGPSGYRLNVTVAAAGRRWHAGVTPPRDTATDAASRAMSVRLGPGRIRPGRVRVEVWS from the coding sequence ATGTCACGCTCGTCGCGTAGGGGACAGGTCGAACCGACCGCCGCGATCGTGGTCCTCCTGGCAGTGACGGGCGCGATATCGGCGTACGCGGCCGCTCTCGGTGGTGCGGGCGGAGCGGACGAGCGTGCCCTAGCGGAGCCGACTCTCGAACGGGTCGCCGAGACGCTCGGCACCGGCGGCGTGGCCCACCCGTCTCGAACGCACCGTGCCCGGCGTGTCGGGCCCTCGGGGTACCGCCTGAACGTCACCGTCGCCGCGGCGGGGCGTCGGTGGCACGCCGGGGTAACCCCACCTCGAGATACGGCGACCGACGCGGCGAGTCGGGCGATGAGCGTCCGCCTCGGGCCCGGGAGGATCCGCCCCGGTCGCGTCCGGGTGGAGGTGTGGTCGTGA
- a CDS encoding DUF7286 family protein, producing the protein MTRIRLADDRRGRVPFALIGVLLLVGASTYAATVTTQGPSRLETGAEVAMERTSAETTAVLRSAVGEAARAAAAEPVTAPAGTAYGRLLSEEQPFRDALRLRIYRTLRERLRATRHRRGDVSAVASLPAATTPAELRRAMDRIRVAGVENGTALRVTVRKRTITVRNGERVVDRKHRIRTVTVATPVLSLHDRAMTFETRLNRGPLEGSGLGRRLTARLYPIAWARGYAQYGGVPVTNVVATRHVETATNGALLETQRAVFGRSDPAGRTAMRRATRELGVRELTAATSVDSAWADRVLPRPNPRVSTGDKHPLPTRRGTSGPSPTRRLDVDVGPLAGRSLTGLRTGATRTNRSLADVLRAAYRVESKLRTRSRRTYHEPRPDPDPPGPEWDLAETRVETDGEASAGVASPPTAAASERRFAAFSRNVVLEHRVKWTWERGNDTRTTTAEWTDRYRVGVTLVGTYAPNGTAPDRPASPLFERGGPIDGPNLADVPGKARSKLLDRQGGREGVAVAVANGSLGTRELAVYGDRPADLRSWTYRDLSKLRSSLSNRSVGVRAGRIATYTANPPARLAASLRERRGALIDPPEGYRGAADRARVAARAALVDATLRRLNRRAATHERTREAFDEALGRAGVDSPRSLHRILTARRAPIPTRRERLAGTPPGGPVRPVPDGSPAYLTVASVGHDRARGVPPSRPYHPLSTANVNLFAAPYGDAADAVTAAAPDVDRPSAVRLRTAARVLLASRPVANGSVREPRRELRDAVAGSIDDVGERAHRAVSNETRLSRLEAEAAVAAGTARWDGPGPRALAAANGSLAEAIALAAARRTGDPTPRRVSRLEVRLDVAIADALRTPETVVSQSLVNETMSRVRARALERADAAVTKRLQRSRLNRTLGAVPAGLPVAPVPGYWYATVNVWNVEVKGAYARFTVRTGRGAPTPGGATRYVRDGSIVRFDVDGDGEAERLGRDERIDFRTRTVVAVAVPPYRNGVGDVDGDADERAGTWPEPGCTSWAARACPAAD; encoded by the coding sequence GTGACCCGAATCCGACTCGCCGACGACCGGCGCGGACGCGTCCCCTTCGCCCTGATCGGCGTCCTCCTGCTGGTCGGTGCCTCGACGTACGCCGCGACGGTGACCACCCAAGGACCGAGTCGACTCGAGACGGGAGCCGAGGTGGCGATGGAGCGGACGTCGGCCGAGACGACGGCCGTCCTGCGGTCCGCCGTCGGCGAGGCGGCACGCGCGGCCGCGGCCGAACCGGTGACGGCGCCGGCCGGGACGGCGTACGGTCGACTGTTGAGCGAGGAGCAGCCGTTTCGAGACGCCCTTCGCCTTCGGATCTACCGGACGCTCCGCGAGCGACTGCGGGCGACACGACACCGGCGCGGGGACGTGAGCGCCGTCGCGTCCCTCCCCGCGGCGACGACGCCGGCCGAACTCCGACGGGCGATGGACCGGATTCGGGTAGCTGGCGTCGAGAACGGGACGGCACTCCGAGTGACGGTACGAAAGCGCACGATCACCGTCCGCAACGGGGAGCGCGTCGTCGATCGCAAGCACCGAATCCGGACGGTGACCGTGGCGACACCCGTCCTCTCCCTCCACGACCGGGCGATGACATTCGAGACGCGGCTGAACCGAGGACCGCTGGAGGGGTCGGGACTGGGTCGACGGTTGACCGCCCGGCTCTACCCCATCGCGTGGGCGCGTGGTTACGCACAGTACGGCGGTGTCCCCGTCACCAACGTCGTCGCGACTCGCCACGTCGAGACGGCGACCAACGGAGCCCTCCTCGAGACGCAGCGAGCGGTGTTCGGACGGAGCGACCCGGCCGGGCGGACGGCGATGCGACGCGCGACCCGCGAACTCGGAGTCCGAGAGTTGACGGCGGCGACGTCCGTCGATTCGGCGTGGGCTGATCGCGTTCTTCCGCGGCCAAACCCCCGGGTATCTACCGGCGACAAACACCCGTTGCCGACTCGACGGGGGACATCCGGTCCCTCGCCGACCCGTCGGCTCGACGTCGACGTAGGACCGCTCGCCGGCCGGTCCCTGACCGGCCTTCGAACGGGGGCGACCCGGACGAACCGATCGCTCGCGGACGTGCTTCGGGCCGCCTATCGGGTGGAATCGAAGCTCCGGACGCGGAGCCGCCGGACGTACCACGAACCGCGACCCGATCCCGACCCGCCGGGGCCGGAGTGGGACCTCGCCGAGACCCGCGTCGAGACCGACGGCGAGGCGTCGGCGGGCGTCGCTTCGCCGCCCACGGCTGCGGCGAGCGAACGCCGATTCGCGGCCTTCTCGAGGAACGTCGTCCTCGAACACCGCGTCAAGTGGACCTGGGAACGTGGGAACGACACGCGAACCACGACCGCCGAGTGGACCGATCGGTATCGCGTCGGCGTGACGCTGGTCGGGACGTACGCCCCGAACGGAACGGCGCCCGACCGACCGGCGAGCCCCCTGTTCGAACGGGGAGGCCCGATCGACGGTCCGAACCTCGCCGACGTGCCCGGCAAGGCGAGGTCGAAACTCCTCGATCGTCAAGGGGGCCGTGAAGGGGTGGCAGTGGCCGTCGCCAACGGGAGTCTCGGCACCCGTGAACTGGCGGTTTACGGCGATCGACCCGCGGATCTCCGATCGTGGACGTACCGCGACCTGTCGAAGCTCCGGTCCAGTCTGTCGAATCGGTCTGTCGGCGTTCGGGCGGGACGGATCGCGACGTACACGGCCAACCCACCGGCGCGACTGGCAGCCAGTCTGCGCGAGCGACGCGGCGCGCTGATCGACCCGCCGGAGGGATACCGGGGTGCCGCGGACCGGGCCCGCGTCGCTGCGCGAGCGGCGCTCGTCGACGCGACGCTCCGTCGGCTGAATCGCCGGGCGGCCACCCACGAGCGAACCCGCGAGGCGTTCGACGAGGCGCTCGGCCGCGCCGGTGTCGATTCACCGCGATCGCTCCACCGGATCCTGACGGCGCGGAGAGCTCCGATCCCCACCCGGCGCGAGCGACTCGCTGGGACGCCGCCCGGGGGGCCGGTACGTCCCGTTCCTGACGGCTCGCCGGCGTACCTCACGGTGGCTTCGGTGGGGCACGACCGAGCGCGTGGCGTCCCCCCGTCACGACCGTATCACCCGCTCTCAACCGCGAACGTCAACCTGTTCGCGGCTCCGTACGGCGACGCCGCGGACGCCGTGACGGCCGCGGCGCCCGACGTCGATCGGCCGTCGGCGGTTCGGCTCCGGACCGCCGCCCGGGTACTGCTCGCGTCCCGCCCGGTTGCGAACGGATCCGTTCGGGAGCCCCGCCGCGAACTCCGCGACGCGGTCGCTGGGTCCATCGACGACGTCGGGGAACGGGCGCATCGTGCGGTGTCGAACGAGACGCGGCTCTCGCGTCTGGAGGCCGAGGCGGCCGTCGCGGCGGGGACCGCCCGGTGGGACGGTCCCGGACCGCGGGCGCTCGCCGCCGCCAACGGCTCGCTCGCCGAGGCGATCGCTCTCGCGGCCGCGCGACGAACTGGCGATCCGACCCCACGACGAGTCAGTCGTCTGGAGGTGCGTCTCGACGTCGCCATCGCCGACGCCCTACGAACGCCGGAGACCGTCGTCTCCCAGTCACTCGTGAACGAAACCATGAGTCGGGTGCGAGCGCGGGCACTGGAGCGGGCGGACGCGGCCGTCACGAAGCGACTCCAGCGCAGCCGCCTGAACCGCACGCTCGGTGCGGTCCCCGCTGGGTTGCCGGTCGCACCTGTCCCGGGATACTGGTACGCGACAGTGAACGTCTGGAACGTAGAGGTGAAAGGCGCCTACGCCAGGTTCACGGTTCGGACCGGACGCGGTGCACCGACGCCGGGAGGTGCGACCCGGTACGTTCGCGACGGCTCGATCGTTCGATTCGACGTCGACGGCGACGGGGAGGCGGAGCGACTCGGCCGAGACGAGCGAATCGACTTCCGGACCCGGACGGTCGTCGCCGTGGCGGTGCCGCCGTATCGAAACGGCGTCGGCGACGTCGACGGCGACGCCGACGAGCGTGCGGGCACGTGGCCGGAACCGGGCTGTACATCTTGGGCGGCCCGGGCCTGTCCCGCCGCGGACTGA